A window from Salvia miltiorrhiza cultivar Shanhuang (shh) chromosome 2, IMPLAD_Smil_shh, whole genome shotgun sequence encodes these proteins:
- the LOC131008943 gene encoding regulator of nonsense transcripts UPF3 isoform X4 encodes MKGPLDRTKVVLRHLPPTISQSNLVDHIDSRFSGRYHWLTFRPGKSSPKHLKYGRAYIDFNKPDDVIEFAEFFKGHVFVNEKGTQFRTIVEYAPSQRVPKQWAKKDGREGTIVKDPEYLEFLEFLAKPVENLPSAEIQLERKEAERAGAPKDAPIVTPLMDFVRQKRAAKGGARRTVLNGKPARRVGGMSSRNPVSGSSKRGSEKRTSTTMYVLRDSSKIMGNKDKSTYSLVRKQDDQQLNDKSINSASISGNEALEGENGTGSTGTGKKKILLLKGKEKEIPNISGGPLLQQNTVSPEKASAPRHNQQREASGKIIRSILLSRDSRQNQPSLGSQSELRIQSSNQERDKKPPRPPSLQSLQKDANGTPEDKLVSNDLHAVPTEKQERRARNKDRPDRGVWTPLRRSDGLHSSDESLSLSASQTSEIGDSAEGTHVESKQDMLVTRGGEFRPLGGGRGRHYSSDNGPYRHGVRRGSAYNAKEADGSSIVEGKSSKRGGSSGYGSHEVWRLLQLKHYQFDHSVVLHICMLIYISIKLQKQVWVQKSSSAT; translated from the exons ATGAAGGGTCCGCTGGATCGAACGAAGGTGGTGCTGCGGCACTTGCCGCCGACGATTTCTCAGTCAAACCTTGTCGACCATATCGATTCTCGCTTCTCCGGCCGCTACCATTGGCTTACTTTTCGCCCCGGAAAATCTAG CCCAAAGCATCTAAAATACGGTAGAGCTTACATTGACTTCAACAAGCCAGATGATGTGATTGAGTTTGCTGAGTTTTTTAAGGGCCATGTCTTTGTCAATGAGAAAG GAACACAGTTTCGAACAATTGTTGAGTATGCTCCTTCACAACGTGTTCCAAAACAGTGGGCCAAGAAGGACGGCCGCGAAGGGACTATAGTTAAAG ATCCTGAATACTTGGAGTTCCTTGAATTTCTTGCAAAGCCCGTTGAGAATCTTCCCAGTGCAGAGATACAGTTGGAGAGGAAGGAAGCAGAACGAGCTG GTGCTCCAAAGGATGCTCCTATAGTCACCCCGTTAATGGACTTTGTTCGTCAGAAAAGAGCTGCGAAGGGTGGAGCTCGG AGGACTGTGTTGAATGGGAAGCCAGCTAGAAGAGTTGGTGGAATGTCATCTAGAAATCCAGTCTCTGGTTCTTCGAAAAGAGGCTCAGAGAAGAGGACATCTACTACCATG TATGTATTAAGGGACAGTTCCAAGATTATGGGCAACAAAGATAAATCGACTTATTCATTGGTCCGTAAACAAGATGATCAACAGCTGAATGACAAGTCTATCAATTCAGCATCTATATCAGGAAATGAAGCATTAGAAGGGGAAAATG GTACAGGATCCACTGGTACCGGGAAGAAGAAAATCCTACTtctaaaaggaaaagaaaaggaaattcCTAAT ATTTCCGGCGGTCCGCTACTGCAACAAAACACAGTCTCTCCTGAAAAAGCTTCTGCCCCAAGACATAATCAGCAGCGTGAAGCTAGTGGAAAGATAATCAGGAGCATTCTTCTTAGCAGGGATAGTCGTCAAAATCAACCATCTTTGGGATCACAATCAGAACTACGTATCCAGTCTTCTAATCAGGAAAGAGACAAGAAACCTCCTCGACCCCCAAGTCTGCAATCACTTCAGAAGGATGCAAATGGGACTCCTGAAGATAAGTTAGTCTCCAATGATTTGCATGCTGTCCCCACAGAGAAGCAGGAAAGGCGGGCAAGGAACAAGGATAGACCTGATCGTGGTGTTTGGACTCCACTTCGCCGTTCGGATGGATTACATTCAAGTGATGAATCATTATCCCTGTCTGCTTCACAGACATCTGAAATAGGGGATTCTGCAGAAG GAACTCATGTAGAATCGAAACAAGATATGCTGGTCACTCGTGGAGGTGAATTCAGACCCCTAGGAGGTGGTCGTGGTAGGCATTACTCATCTGACAATG GGCCTTATAGGCATGGGGTTCGCCGTGGCTCAGCTTATAATGCGAAGGAAGCAGATGGCTCTTCCATTGTAGAGGGAAAATCTTCGAAAAGGGGAGGTTCTTCTGGCTATGGTTCTCATGAGGTTTGGAGATTGCTACAATTGAAACACTATCAGTTTGATCATTCAGTTGTATTGCATATTTGCATGCTTATATATATTTCCATAAAATTACAGAAACAAGTGTGGGTCCAAAAGTCCAGTTCAGCTACATAG
- the LOC131008943 gene encoding regulator of nonsense transcripts UPF3 isoform X5, whose translation MKGPLDRTKVVLRHLPPTISQSNLVDHIDSRFSGRYHWLTFRPGKSSPKHLKYGRAYIDFNKPDDVIEFAEFFKGHVFVNEKGTQFRTIVEYAPSQRVPKQWAKKDGREGTIVKDPEYLEFLEFLAKPVENLPSAEIQLERKEAERAGAPKDAPIVTPLMDFVRQKRAAKGGARRTVLNGKPARRVGGMSSRNPVSGSSKRGSEKRTSTTMYVLRDSSKIMGNKDKSTYSLVRKQDDQQLNDKSINSASISGNEALEGENAGTGSTGTGKKKILLLKGKEKEIPNISGGPLLQQNTVSPEKASAPRHNQQREASGKIIRSILLSRDSRQNQPSLGSQSELRIQSSNQERDKKPPRPPSLQSLQKDANGTPEDKLVSNDLHAVPTEKQERRARNKDRPDRGVWTPLRRSDGLHSSDESLSLSASQTSEIGDSAEGTHVESKQDMLVTRGGEFRPLGGGRGRHYSSDNGNTVGPYRHGVRRGSAYNAKEADGSSIVEGKSSKRGGSSGYGSHEKQVWVQKSSSAT comes from the exons ATGAAGGGTCCGCTGGATCGAACGAAGGTGGTGCTGCGGCACTTGCCGCCGACGATTTCTCAGTCAAACCTTGTCGACCATATCGATTCTCGCTTCTCCGGCCGCTACCATTGGCTTACTTTTCGCCCCGGAAAATCTAG CCCAAAGCATCTAAAATACGGTAGAGCTTACATTGACTTCAACAAGCCAGATGATGTGATTGAGTTTGCTGAGTTTTTTAAGGGCCATGTCTTTGTCAATGAGAAAG GAACACAGTTTCGAACAATTGTTGAGTATGCTCCTTCACAACGTGTTCCAAAACAGTGGGCCAAGAAGGACGGCCGCGAAGGGACTATAGTTAAAG ATCCTGAATACTTGGAGTTCCTTGAATTTCTTGCAAAGCCCGTTGAGAATCTTCCCAGTGCAGAGATACAGTTGGAGAGGAAGGAAGCAGAACGAGCTG GTGCTCCAAAGGATGCTCCTATAGTCACCCCGTTAATGGACTTTGTTCGTCAGAAAAGAGCTGCGAAGGGTGGAGCTCGG AGGACTGTGTTGAATGGGAAGCCAGCTAGAAGAGTTGGTGGAATGTCATCTAGAAATCCAGTCTCTGGTTCTTCGAAAAGAGGCTCAGAGAAGAGGACATCTACTACCATG TATGTATTAAGGGACAGTTCCAAGATTATGGGCAACAAAGATAAATCGACTTATTCATTGGTCCGTAAACAAGATGATCAACAGCTGAATGACAAGTCTATCAATTCAGCATCTATATCAGGAAATGAAGCATTAGAAGGGGAAAATG CAGGTACAGGATCCACTGGTACCGGGAAGAAGAAAATCCTACTtctaaaaggaaaagaaaaggaaattcCTAAT ATTTCCGGCGGTCCGCTACTGCAACAAAACACAGTCTCTCCTGAAAAAGCTTCTGCCCCAAGACATAATCAGCAGCGTGAAGCTAGTGGAAAGATAATCAGGAGCATTCTTCTTAGCAGGGATAGTCGTCAAAATCAACCATCTTTGGGATCACAATCAGAACTACGTATCCAGTCTTCTAATCAGGAAAGAGACAAGAAACCTCCTCGACCCCCAAGTCTGCAATCACTTCAGAAGGATGCAAATGGGACTCCTGAAGATAAGTTAGTCTCCAATGATTTGCATGCTGTCCCCACAGAGAAGCAGGAAAGGCGGGCAAGGAACAAGGATAGACCTGATCGTGGTGTTTGGACTCCACTTCGCCGTTCGGATGGATTACATTCAAGTGATGAATCATTATCCCTGTCTGCTTCACAGACATCTGAAATAGGGGATTCTGCAGAAG GAACTCATGTAGAATCGAAACAAGATATGCTGGTCACTCGTGGAGGTGAATTCAGACCCCTAGGAGGTGGTCGTGGTAGGCATTACTCATCTGACAATG GAAATACTGTAGGGCCTTATAGGCATGGGGTTCGCCGTGGCTCAGCTTATAATGCGAAGGAAGCAGATGGCTCTTCCATTGTAGAGGGAAAATCTTCGAAAAGGGGAGGTTCTTCTGGCTATGGTTCTCATGAG AAACAAGTGTGGGTCCAAAAGTCCAGTTCAGCTACATAG
- the LOC131008943 gene encoding regulator of nonsense transcripts UPF3 isoform X8, giving the protein MKGPLDRTKVVLRHLPPTISQSNLVDHIDSRFSGRYHWLTFRPGKSSPKHLKYGRAYIDFNKPDDVIEFAEFFKGHVFVNEKGTQFRTIVEYAPSQRVPKQWAKKDGREGTIVKDPEYLEFLEFLAKPVENLPSAEIQLERKEAERAGAPKDAPIVTPLMDFVRQKRAAKGGARRTVLNGKPARRVGGMSSRNPVSGSSKRGSEKRTSTTMYVLRDSSKIMGNKDKSTYSLVRKQDDQQLNDKSINSASISGNEALEGENGTGSTGTGKKKILLLKGKEKEIPNISGGPLLQQNTVSPEKASAPRHNQQREASGKIIRSILLSRDSRQNQPSLGSQSELRIQSSNQERDKKPPRPPSLQSLQKDANGTPEDKLVSNDLHAVPTEKQERRARNKDRPDRGVWTPLRRSDGLHSSDESLSLSASQTSEIGDSAEGTHVESKQDMLVTRGGEFRPLGGGRGRHYSSDNGPYRHGVRRGSAYNAKEADGSSIVEGKSSKRGGSSGYGSHEKQVWVQKSSSAT; this is encoded by the exons ATGAAGGGTCCGCTGGATCGAACGAAGGTGGTGCTGCGGCACTTGCCGCCGACGATTTCTCAGTCAAACCTTGTCGACCATATCGATTCTCGCTTCTCCGGCCGCTACCATTGGCTTACTTTTCGCCCCGGAAAATCTAG CCCAAAGCATCTAAAATACGGTAGAGCTTACATTGACTTCAACAAGCCAGATGATGTGATTGAGTTTGCTGAGTTTTTTAAGGGCCATGTCTTTGTCAATGAGAAAG GAACACAGTTTCGAACAATTGTTGAGTATGCTCCTTCACAACGTGTTCCAAAACAGTGGGCCAAGAAGGACGGCCGCGAAGGGACTATAGTTAAAG ATCCTGAATACTTGGAGTTCCTTGAATTTCTTGCAAAGCCCGTTGAGAATCTTCCCAGTGCAGAGATACAGTTGGAGAGGAAGGAAGCAGAACGAGCTG GTGCTCCAAAGGATGCTCCTATAGTCACCCCGTTAATGGACTTTGTTCGTCAGAAAAGAGCTGCGAAGGGTGGAGCTCGG AGGACTGTGTTGAATGGGAAGCCAGCTAGAAGAGTTGGTGGAATGTCATCTAGAAATCCAGTCTCTGGTTCTTCGAAAAGAGGCTCAGAGAAGAGGACATCTACTACCATG TATGTATTAAGGGACAGTTCCAAGATTATGGGCAACAAAGATAAATCGACTTATTCATTGGTCCGTAAACAAGATGATCAACAGCTGAATGACAAGTCTATCAATTCAGCATCTATATCAGGAAATGAAGCATTAGAAGGGGAAAATG GTACAGGATCCACTGGTACCGGGAAGAAGAAAATCCTACTtctaaaaggaaaagaaaaggaaattcCTAAT ATTTCCGGCGGTCCGCTACTGCAACAAAACACAGTCTCTCCTGAAAAAGCTTCTGCCCCAAGACATAATCAGCAGCGTGAAGCTAGTGGAAAGATAATCAGGAGCATTCTTCTTAGCAGGGATAGTCGTCAAAATCAACCATCTTTGGGATCACAATCAGAACTACGTATCCAGTCTTCTAATCAGGAAAGAGACAAGAAACCTCCTCGACCCCCAAGTCTGCAATCACTTCAGAAGGATGCAAATGGGACTCCTGAAGATAAGTTAGTCTCCAATGATTTGCATGCTGTCCCCACAGAGAAGCAGGAAAGGCGGGCAAGGAACAAGGATAGACCTGATCGTGGTGTTTGGACTCCACTTCGCCGTTCGGATGGATTACATTCAAGTGATGAATCATTATCCCTGTCTGCTTCACAGACATCTGAAATAGGGGATTCTGCAGAAG GAACTCATGTAGAATCGAAACAAGATATGCTGGTCACTCGTGGAGGTGAATTCAGACCCCTAGGAGGTGGTCGTGGTAGGCATTACTCATCTGACAATG GGCCTTATAGGCATGGGGTTCGCCGTGGCTCAGCTTATAATGCGAAGGAAGCAGATGGCTCTTCCATTGTAGAGGGAAAATCTTCGAAAAGGGGAGGTTCTTCTGGCTATGGTTCTCATGAG AAACAAGTGTGGGTCCAAAAGTCCAGTTCAGCTACATAG
- the LOC131008943 gene encoding regulator of nonsense transcripts UPF3 isoform X6, whose amino-acid sequence MKGPLDRTKVVLRHLPPTISQSNLVDHIDSRFSGRYHWLTFRPGKSSPKHLKYGRAYIDFNKPDDVIEFAEFFKGHVFVNEKGTQFRTIVEYAPSQRVPKQWAKKDGREGTIVKDPEYLEFLEFLAKPVENLPSAEIQLERKEAERAGAPKDAPIVTPLMDFVRQKRAAKGGARRTVLNGKPARRVGGMSSRNPVSGSSKRGSEKRTSTTMYVLRDSSKIMGNKDKSTYSLVRKQDDQQLNDKSINSASISGNEALEGENGTGSTGTGKKKILLLKGKEKEIPNISGGPLLQQNTVSPEKASAPRHNQQREASGKIIRSILLSRDSRQNQPSLGSQSELRIQSSNQERDKKPPRPPSLQSLQKDANGTPEDKLVSNDLHAVPTEKQERRARNKDRPDRGVWTPLRRSDGLHSSDESLSLSASQTSEIGDSAEGTHVESKQDMLVTRGGEFRPLGGGRGRHYSSDNGNTVGPYRHGVRRGSAYNAKEADGSSIVEGKSSKRGGSSGYGSHEKQVWVQKSSSAT is encoded by the exons ATGAAGGGTCCGCTGGATCGAACGAAGGTGGTGCTGCGGCACTTGCCGCCGACGATTTCTCAGTCAAACCTTGTCGACCATATCGATTCTCGCTTCTCCGGCCGCTACCATTGGCTTACTTTTCGCCCCGGAAAATCTAG CCCAAAGCATCTAAAATACGGTAGAGCTTACATTGACTTCAACAAGCCAGATGATGTGATTGAGTTTGCTGAGTTTTTTAAGGGCCATGTCTTTGTCAATGAGAAAG GAACACAGTTTCGAACAATTGTTGAGTATGCTCCTTCACAACGTGTTCCAAAACAGTGGGCCAAGAAGGACGGCCGCGAAGGGACTATAGTTAAAG ATCCTGAATACTTGGAGTTCCTTGAATTTCTTGCAAAGCCCGTTGAGAATCTTCCCAGTGCAGAGATACAGTTGGAGAGGAAGGAAGCAGAACGAGCTG GTGCTCCAAAGGATGCTCCTATAGTCACCCCGTTAATGGACTTTGTTCGTCAGAAAAGAGCTGCGAAGGGTGGAGCTCGG AGGACTGTGTTGAATGGGAAGCCAGCTAGAAGAGTTGGTGGAATGTCATCTAGAAATCCAGTCTCTGGTTCTTCGAAAAGAGGCTCAGAGAAGAGGACATCTACTACCATG TATGTATTAAGGGACAGTTCCAAGATTATGGGCAACAAAGATAAATCGACTTATTCATTGGTCCGTAAACAAGATGATCAACAGCTGAATGACAAGTCTATCAATTCAGCATCTATATCAGGAAATGAAGCATTAGAAGGGGAAAATG GTACAGGATCCACTGGTACCGGGAAGAAGAAAATCCTACTtctaaaaggaaaagaaaaggaaattcCTAAT ATTTCCGGCGGTCCGCTACTGCAACAAAACACAGTCTCTCCTGAAAAAGCTTCTGCCCCAAGACATAATCAGCAGCGTGAAGCTAGTGGAAAGATAATCAGGAGCATTCTTCTTAGCAGGGATAGTCGTCAAAATCAACCATCTTTGGGATCACAATCAGAACTACGTATCCAGTCTTCTAATCAGGAAAGAGACAAGAAACCTCCTCGACCCCCAAGTCTGCAATCACTTCAGAAGGATGCAAATGGGACTCCTGAAGATAAGTTAGTCTCCAATGATTTGCATGCTGTCCCCACAGAGAAGCAGGAAAGGCGGGCAAGGAACAAGGATAGACCTGATCGTGGTGTTTGGACTCCACTTCGCCGTTCGGATGGATTACATTCAAGTGATGAATCATTATCCCTGTCTGCTTCACAGACATCTGAAATAGGGGATTCTGCAGAAG GAACTCATGTAGAATCGAAACAAGATATGCTGGTCACTCGTGGAGGTGAATTCAGACCCCTAGGAGGTGGTCGTGGTAGGCATTACTCATCTGACAATG GAAATACTGTAGGGCCTTATAGGCATGGGGTTCGCCGTGGCTCAGCTTATAATGCGAAGGAAGCAGATGGCTCTTCCATTGTAGAGGGAAAATCTTCGAAAAGGGGAGGTTCTTCTGGCTATGGTTCTCATGAG AAACAAGTGTGGGTCCAAAAGTCCAGTTCAGCTACATAG
- the LOC131008943 gene encoding regulator of nonsense transcripts UPF3 isoform X1, whose translation MKGPLDRTKVVLRHLPPTISQSNLVDHIDSRFSGRYHWLTFRPGKSSPKHLKYGRAYIDFNKPDDVIEFAEFFKGHVFVNEKGTQFRTIVEYAPSQRVPKQWAKKDGREGTIVKDPEYLEFLEFLAKPVENLPSAEIQLERKEAERAGAPKDAPIVTPLMDFVRQKRAAKGGARRTVLNGKPARRVGGMSSRNPVSGSSKRGSEKRTSTTMYVLRDSSKIMGNKDKSTYSLVRKQDDQQLNDKSINSASISGNEALEGENAGTGSTGTGKKKILLLKGKEKEIPNISGGPLLQQNTVSPEKASAPRHNQQREASGKIIRSILLSRDSRQNQPSLGSQSELRIQSSNQERDKKPPRPPSLQSLQKDANGTPEDKLVSNDLHAVPTEKQERRARNKDRPDRGVWTPLRRSDGLHSSDESLSLSASQTSEIGDSAEGTHVESKQDMLVTRGGEFRPLGGGRGRHYSSDNGNTVGPYRHGVRRGSAYNAKEADGSSIVEGKSSKRGGSSGYGSHEVWRLLQLKHYQFDHSVVLHICMLIYISIKLQKQVWVQKSSSAT comes from the exons ATGAAGGGTCCGCTGGATCGAACGAAGGTGGTGCTGCGGCACTTGCCGCCGACGATTTCTCAGTCAAACCTTGTCGACCATATCGATTCTCGCTTCTCCGGCCGCTACCATTGGCTTACTTTTCGCCCCGGAAAATCTAG CCCAAAGCATCTAAAATACGGTAGAGCTTACATTGACTTCAACAAGCCAGATGATGTGATTGAGTTTGCTGAGTTTTTTAAGGGCCATGTCTTTGTCAATGAGAAAG GAACACAGTTTCGAACAATTGTTGAGTATGCTCCTTCACAACGTGTTCCAAAACAGTGGGCCAAGAAGGACGGCCGCGAAGGGACTATAGTTAAAG ATCCTGAATACTTGGAGTTCCTTGAATTTCTTGCAAAGCCCGTTGAGAATCTTCCCAGTGCAGAGATACAGTTGGAGAGGAAGGAAGCAGAACGAGCTG GTGCTCCAAAGGATGCTCCTATAGTCACCCCGTTAATGGACTTTGTTCGTCAGAAAAGAGCTGCGAAGGGTGGAGCTCGG AGGACTGTGTTGAATGGGAAGCCAGCTAGAAGAGTTGGTGGAATGTCATCTAGAAATCCAGTCTCTGGTTCTTCGAAAAGAGGCTCAGAGAAGAGGACATCTACTACCATG TATGTATTAAGGGACAGTTCCAAGATTATGGGCAACAAAGATAAATCGACTTATTCATTGGTCCGTAAACAAGATGATCAACAGCTGAATGACAAGTCTATCAATTCAGCATCTATATCAGGAAATGAAGCATTAGAAGGGGAAAATG CAGGTACAGGATCCACTGGTACCGGGAAGAAGAAAATCCTACTtctaaaaggaaaagaaaaggaaattcCTAAT ATTTCCGGCGGTCCGCTACTGCAACAAAACACAGTCTCTCCTGAAAAAGCTTCTGCCCCAAGACATAATCAGCAGCGTGAAGCTAGTGGAAAGATAATCAGGAGCATTCTTCTTAGCAGGGATAGTCGTCAAAATCAACCATCTTTGGGATCACAATCAGAACTACGTATCCAGTCTTCTAATCAGGAAAGAGACAAGAAACCTCCTCGACCCCCAAGTCTGCAATCACTTCAGAAGGATGCAAATGGGACTCCTGAAGATAAGTTAGTCTCCAATGATTTGCATGCTGTCCCCACAGAGAAGCAGGAAAGGCGGGCAAGGAACAAGGATAGACCTGATCGTGGTGTTTGGACTCCACTTCGCCGTTCGGATGGATTACATTCAAGTGATGAATCATTATCCCTGTCTGCTTCACAGACATCTGAAATAGGGGATTCTGCAGAAG GAACTCATGTAGAATCGAAACAAGATATGCTGGTCACTCGTGGAGGTGAATTCAGACCCCTAGGAGGTGGTCGTGGTAGGCATTACTCATCTGACAATG GAAATACTGTAGGGCCTTATAGGCATGGGGTTCGCCGTGGCTCAGCTTATAATGCGAAGGAAGCAGATGGCTCTTCCATTGTAGAGGGAAAATCTTCGAAAAGGGGAGGTTCTTCTGGCTATGGTTCTCATGAGGTTTGGAGATTGCTACAATTGAAACACTATCAGTTTGATCATTCAGTTGTATTGCATATTTGCATGCTTATATATATTTCCATAAAATTACAGAAACAAGTGTGGGTCCAAAAGTCCAGTTCAGCTACATAG
- the LOC131008943 gene encoding regulator of nonsense transcripts UPF3 isoform X7: protein MKGPLDRTKVVLRHLPPTISQSNLVDHIDSRFSGRYHWLTFRPGKSSPKHLKYGRAYIDFNKPDDVIEFAEFFKGHVFVNEKGTQFRTIVEYAPSQRVPKQWAKKDGREGTIVKDPEYLEFLEFLAKPVENLPSAEIQLERKEAERAGAPKDAPIVTPLMDFVRQKRAAKGGARRTVLNGKPARRVGGMSSRNPVSGSSKRGSEKRTSTTMYVLRDSSKIMGNKDKSTYSLVRKQDDQQLNDKSINSASISGNEALEGENAGTGSTGTGKKKILLLKGKEKEIPNISGGPLLQQNTVSPEKASAPRHNQQREASGKIIRSILLSRDSRQNQPSLGSQSELRIQSSNQERDKKPPRPPSLQSLQKDANGTPEDKLVSNDLHAVPTEKQERRARNKDRPDRGVWTPLRRSDGLHSSDESLSLSASQTSEIGDSAEGTHVESKQDMLVTRGGEFRPLGGGRGRHYSSDNGPYRHGVRRGSAYNAKEADGSSIVEGKSSKRGGSSGYGSHEKQVWVQKSSSAT, encoded by the exons ATGAAGGGTCCGCTGGATCGAACGAAGGTGGTGCTGCGGCACTTGCCGCCGACGATTTCTCAGTCAAACCTTGTCGACCATATCGATTCTCGCTTCTCCGGCCGCTACCATTGGCTTACTTTTCGCCCCGGAAAATCTAG CCCAAAGCATCTAAAATACGGTAGAGCTTACATTGACTTCAACAAGCCAGATGATGTGATTGAGTTTGCTGAGTTTTTTAAGGGCCATGTCTTTGTCAATGAGAAAG GAACACAGTTTCGAACAATTGTTGAGTATGCTCCTTCACAACGTGTTCCAAAACAGTGGGCCAAGAAGGACGGCCGCGAAGGGACTATAGTTAAAG ATCCTGAATACTTGGAGTTCCTTGAATTTCTTGCAAAGCCCGTTGAGAATCTTCCCAGTGCAGAGATACAGTTGGAGAGGAAGGAAGCAGAACGAGCTG GTGCTCCAAAGGATGCTCCTATAGTCACCCCGTTAATGGACTTTGTTCGTCAGAAAAGAGCTGCGAAGGGTGGAGCTCGG AGGACTGTGTTGAATGGGAAGCCAGCTAGAAGAGTTGGTGGAATGTCATCTAGAAATCCAGTCTCTGGTTCTTCGAAAAGAGGCTCAGAGAAGAGGACATCTACTACCATG TATGTATTAAGGGACAGTTCCAAGATTATGGGCAACAAAGATAAATCGACTTATTCATTGGTCCGTAAACAAGATGATCAACAGCTGAATGACAAGTCTATCAATTCAGCATCTATATCAGGAAATGAAGCATTAGAAGGGGAAAATG CAGGTACAGGATCCACTGGTACCGGGAAGAAGAAAATCCTACTtctaaaaggaaaagaaaaggaaattcCTAAT ATTTCCGGCGGTCCGCTACTGCAACAAAACACAGTCTCTCCTGAAAAAGCTTCTGCCCCAAGACATAATCAGCAGCGTGAAGCTAGTGGAAAGATAATCAGGAGCATTCTTCTTAGCAGGGATAGTCGTCAAAATCAACCATCTTTGGGATCACAATCAGAACTACGTATCCAGTCTTCTAATCAGGAAAGAGACAAGAAACCTCCTCGACCCCCAAGTCTGCAATCACTTCAGAAGGATGCAAATGGGACTCCTGAAGATAAGTTAGTCTCCAATGATTTGCATGCTGTCCCCACAGAGAAGCAGGAAAGGCGGGCAAGGAACAAGGATAGACCTGATCGTGGTGTTTGGACTCCACTTCGCCGTTCGGATGGATTACATTCAAGTGATGAATCATTATCCCTGTCTGCTTCACAGACATCTGAAATAGGGGATTCTGCAGAAG GAACTCATGTAGAATCGAAACAAGATATGCTGGTCACTCGTGGAGGTGAATTCAGACCCCTAGGAGGTGGTCGTGGTAGGCATTACTCATCTGACAATG GGCCTTATAGGCATGGGGTTCGCCGTGGCTCAGCTTATAATGCGAAGGAAGCAGATGGCTCTTCCATTGTAGAGGGAAAATCTTCGAAAAGGGGAGGTTCTTCTGGCTATGGTTCTCATGAG AAACAAGTGTGGGTCCAAAAGTCCAGTTCAGCTACATAG